GAGCGGCCCGAGTGGACACGTCCATCCTCGGGGGACCTGGCCCGGGCCGGGGCCCGGCACCAGCGGGCCTGCCAGCGAGCGAGCGAGCCgcgacaggcaggcaggcaggcaggcaggcaggagtgTGCGTCCACGCCCGCGCGCGCCGAGACCCCAAGGGGGGCGTCGGGGGAGCGGGGGGCTGCCGACTCGCGCCCGGCGCACCCCGGGACCGCCCGCACGTGCGCCGGGGCTGCGCTCAGAAGCGGGGCGCGCGAGGGCTGCGGCTCCCCGGGCTGCGGGGAGGGGGCGCCGGTCTGCGGGGGCGCGGCCTGGACCCGCCCGGGAGTGGAGCCGGGCTGGTGGCGGTGGCGGTGGGAGGTGGCGGGGGGCCGCTTCCCCGAAGCCGGTGCGCGCCGAGAGCGGGCTGGGGGAGCCCGAATGCAAAAGGGGGAAAGTTTGCGCCGGGaacggctgggctgggctggggaggggGTGCACGCGCGGGCTGCGGCTCAGGTGCGGCGGGGGGCCCGGGGGGCGCGCGCGTAGGGCTGAGCGGCGGGGAGgagccgccgctgccgccgccgggGCTCGGAGGGGGAACCCCAGCCCGGAGCCGAGGGCTGCTGCGGGGCGCGGCAGGTGTGGGTGGGGGCGCGGCCCGGTCTTGCTCTGCTCGGCGGCGATCCCCTCCACCCCCGGGGACCCCCCTCTTGGGGCCGATCGCCCCCCAACAGCTCGGCCCTGCccggggaaggaaagagaagggaagggaagggacggaCGCCCCCAAGGGGTTGCCTGCACCGGGGCGCGGGGGGTCACTCACACTCACCGCCTATCCAGGGGCCGTCGGTCCGCATGTCCCCTCCCCAGGCTGTTGTGGCTCCCGCGCGCGCTCttcccccgccgccgccgccgcccggtcCCGCTCCCGCCACCCGAGCacccggagccggagccggagccggagccggagccggagctgGAGCTCGAGCCGccgcctctgcctctgcctctgccgccgccgccgccaccgctcCCGCCGCTCCCGCGCCAGCTCCAGCCGCGCGCCCGCACCCCGGCCCCTTGCCGTGCGCGTACCCGGgcgcccctccctccctccccgcgTGCACACTCGCTCTCTGCTCGCTCGCTCCTCGCTCCTCGCTCCTCGCTCCTCTTGCCGGCGCAGGCCCAGCGAGGCCACAGCCCGAGCAAGCCTTTCCCCCTTGCAAGCCAGCCTCCGGGAGCTGGAACCCCCCCATAAGCAGCCCAGATGCCCCCCACGAGGCCCAGGCTCTGTGAGTGGCTCCCCCAAGATACCCCCCCAGGAcctgattttttcatttttttttccttacacaGAGCTGAACCTCAGAAGGAACCCGGACTCGCCTCCAAGCGCAATATGGAATGCAAAATATCCAAGTCCCAATAGTACACAACTAACTATTCTTTGTGAACCGAACCCCAAtcttgacacacacacacccctcttccCCAAAGTCCAGTTCTGACTCTTAAAAACCTTTACGGCCTCTTAGCCAAGCTTGATGATAGATGGCGGCACTAGCATCGACCCTAATCATAAGTGGACCCTCATATCAAGGCTGAGTTCTAGATGGCTGGATGAACCCTCAAATCCATTAGGCACGCTGCTGCAAACTCCTTTTGAACAGTGAGACTTATATAAGACTCAGTCAAGGCACTGAGATCCCAGATTTTGGGTTAATAccaacacacattttttttggcggggagggggggtcacaacctgtagtgttcaggggctactactcCCAGGGCAGTGCTGCTGCAGGGGTGTTCATTTGGGCCCTTGGGACTCAGAGCTGCTCTTTGCCACTAGCCCTGTGAGTTAGCTCCCTGCCCTCCAacacactttgttttgttttgtttttgggccacacccggtggcactctggggttactcctgactctgtgctcagaaatcactcctgacacttTTGGGATGACcgtatgggattgaacccaggttggtcccgggtctgcagcatgcaaggtaaac
This window of the Suncus etruscus isolate mSunEtr1 chromosome 6, mSunEtr1.pri.cur, whole genome shotgun sequence genome carries:
- the LOC126011696 gene encoding circumsporozoite protein-like is translated as MGGFQLPEAGLQGGKACSGCGLAGPAPARGARSEERGASEQRASVHAGREGGAPGYAHGKGPGCGRAAGAGAGAAGAVAAAAAEAEAEAAARAPAPAPAPAPAPAPGARVAGAGPGGGGGGGRARAGATTAWGGDMRTDGPWIGGRSGGPGALPSGLFLQQE